In Atopobium sp. oral taxon 416, the genomic stretch TGATAGCTCTATGGGCGATGCAGATAACAAAAAAGCGGCTTCTAGCGCTCGGGTGATCACGGTGAGTGACCGCTCTTCACAAGGGGCACGCGAAGACGCTTCCGGTCCCGCGTTAGTGAAGTTGCTGCAGGATGAGGGCTATGCGGTTGAGTCTGAGGTCGTGCTCGTACCCGACAAGCAGGATCAAATTAGAGCAGTGCTCGAGCAGGCGGTACAGGATAAAGTAGCGCTGGTTTTGACGACCGGTGGCACTGGCTTTGCACCGCGCGATGTGACGCCGGAGGCGACCTTGCAGGTCATTCAACGTCGTTGTCCAGGTATTCCGGAAGCGATGCGTGCAGCTTCGCTCGCGATCACCCCACATGGGTGCCTCTCCCGTGAGGAGGCGGGCATCGCCGACCGGACCCTCATTATCAATCTCCCCGGGAGTCCAAAGGCCGCCCGAGAGAATCTACAGGCGGTGCTGCCGGCGCTGCCGCATGGGCTTGCACTGATCAATGCCACCGGACCCACGGACTGCGCTCCTCAGCACTAACAACTG encodes the following:
- a CDS encoding molybdenum cofactor biosynthesis protein B; this encodes MGDADNKKAASSARVITVSDRSSQGAREDASGPALVKLLQDEGYAVESEVVLVPDKQDQIRAVLEQAVQDKVALVLTTGGTGFAPRDVTPEATLQVIQRRCPGIPEAMRAASLAITPHGCLSREEAGIADRTLIINLPGSPKAARENLQAVLPALPHGLALINATGPTDCAPQH